A single Pan troglodytes isolate AG18354 chromosome X, NHGRI_mPanTro3-v2.0_pri, whole genome shotgun sequence DNA region contains:
- the CNGA2 gene encoding cyclic nucleotide-gated olfactory channel has protein sequence MTEKTNGVKSSPANNHNHHAPPAIKANGKDDHRTSSRPHSAADDDTSSELQRLADVDAPQQGRSGFRRIVRLVGIIRQWANKNFREEEPRPDSFLERFRGPELQTVTTQEGDGKGDKDGEDKGTKKKFELFVLDPAGDWYYCWLFVIAMPVLYNWCLLVARACFSDLQKGYYLVWLVLDYVSDVVYIADLFIRLRTGFLEQGLLVKDTKKLRDNYIHTLQFKLDVASIIPTDLIYFAVDIHSPEVRFNRLLHFARMFEFFDRTETRTSYPNIFRISNLVLYILVIIHWNACIYYAISKSIGFGVDTWVYPNITDPEYGYLAREYIYCLYWSTLTLTTIGETPPPVKDEEYLFVIFDFLIGVLIFATIVGNVGSMISNMNATRAEFQAKIDAVKHYMQFRKVSKEMEAKVIRWFDYLWTNKKTVDEQEILKNLPAKLRAEIAINVHLSTLKKVRIFHDCEAGLLVELVLKLRPQVFSPGDYICRKGDIGKEMYIIKEGKLAVVADDGVTQYALLSAGSCFGEISILNIKGSKMGNRRTANIRSLGYSDLFCLSKDDLMEAVTEYPDAKKVLEERGREILMKEGLLDENEVATSMEVDVQEKLGQLETNMETLYTRFGRLLAEYTGAQQKLKQRITVLETKMKQNNEDDYLSDGMNSPELAAADKP, from the exons ATGACCGAAAAAACCAATGGTGTGAAGAGCTCCCCAGCCAATAATCACAACCATCATGCACCTCCTGCCATCAAGGCCAATGGCAAAGATGACCACAGGACAAGCAGCAG GCCACACTCTGCAGCTGACGATGACACCTCCTCAGAACTGCAGAGGCTGGCAGACGTGGATGCCCCACAGCAGGGAAGGAGTGGCTTCCGCAG GATAGTTCGCCTGGTGGGGATCATCAGACAGTGGGCCAACAAGAATTTCCGAGAGGAGGAACCTAGGCCTGACTCATTCCTCGAGCGTTTTCGTGGGCCTGAACTCCAGACTGTGACCACACAGGAGGGGGATGGCAAAGGCGACAAGGATGGCGAGGACAAAGGCACCAA GAAGAAATTTGAACTATTTGTCTTGGACCCAGCTGGGGATTGGTACTACTGCTGGCTATTTGTCATTGCCATGCCCGTCCTTTACAACTGGTGCCTGCTGGTGGCCAG AGCCTGCTTCAGTGACCTACAGAAAGGCTACTACCTGGTGTGGCTGGTGCTGGATTATGTCTCAGATGTGGTCTACATTGCGGACCTCTTCATCCGATTGCGCACAG GTTTCCTGGAGCAGGGGCTGCTGGTCAAAGATACCAAGAAACTGCGAGACAACTACATCCACACCCTGCAGTTCAAGCTGGATGTGGCTTCCATCATCCCCACTGACCTGATCTATTTTGCTGTGGACATCCACAGCCCTGAGGTGCGCTTCAACCGCCTGCTGCACTTTGCCCGCATGTTTGAGTTCTTTGACCGGACAGAGACACGCACCAGCTACCCTAACATCTTCCGCATCAGCAACCTTGTCCTCTACATCTTGGTCATCATCCACTGGAATGCCTGCATCTATTATGCCATCTCCAAATCCATAGGCTTTGGGGTCGATACCTGGGTTTACCCAAACATCACTGACCCTGAGTATGGCTACCTGGCTAGGGAATACATCTATTGCCTTTACTGGTCCACACTGACTCTCACTACCATTGGGGAGACACCACCCCCTGTAAAGGATGAGGAGTACCTATTTGTCATCTTTGACTTCCTGATTGGCGTCCTCATCTTTGCCACCATCGTGGGAAATGTGGGCTCCATGATCTCCAACATGAATGCCACCCGGGCAGAGTTCCAGGCTAAGATCGATGCCGTGAAACACTACATGCAGTTCCGAAAGGTCAGCAAGGAGATGGAAGCCAAGGTCATTAGGTGGTTTGACTACTTGTGGACCAATAAGAAGACAGTGGATGAGCAAGAAATTCTCAAGAATCTGCCAGCCAAGCTCAGGGCTGAGATAGCCATCAATGTCCACTTGTCCACACTCAAGAAAGTGCGCAtcttccatgattgtgaggctggCCTGCTGGTAGAGCTGGTACTGAAACTCCGTCCTCAGGTCTTCAGTCCTGGGGATTACATTTGCCGCAAAGGGGACATCGGCAAGGAGATGTACATCATTAAGGAGGGCAAACTGGCAGTGGTGGCTGATGATGGTGTGACTCAGTATGCTCTGCTCTCGGCTGGAAGCTGCTTTGGCGAGATCAGTATCCTTAACATTAAGGGCAGTAAAATGGGCAATCGACGCACAGCTAATATCCGCAGCCTGGGCTACTCAGATCTCTTCTGCTTGTCCAAGGATGATCTTATGGAAGCTGTGACTGAGTACCCTGATGCCAAGAAAGTCCTAGAAGAGAGGGGTCGGGAGATCCTCATGAAGGAGGGACTGCTGGATGAGAACGAAGTGGCAACCAGCATGGAGGTCGACGTGCAGGAGAAGCTAGGGCAGCTGGAGACCAACATGGAAACCTTGTACACTCGCTTTGGCCGCCTGCTGGCTGAGTACACGGGGGCCCAGCAGAAGCTCAAGCAGCgtatcacagttctggaaaccAAGATGAAACAGAACAATGAAGATGACTACCTGTCTGATGGGATGAACAGCCCCGAGCTGGCTGCTGCTGACAAGCCATAA